A single Lactuca sativa cultivar Salinas chromosome 8, Lsat_Salinas_v11, whole genome shotgun sequence DNA region contains:
- the LOC111921180 gene encoding transcription factor MYB3: protein MRKPFDNKHEMKTGSWSKEEDQKLIDYVTSHGEGSWHTLPQAAGLLRCGRSCMQRWSIYLKPDLQRREFGEDEDDLIIRLHALLGNRWSLIAGRLPGRTDEEIKNYWNSHLSIKLLNMGIDPNNHRLRHHISMSSTMSTDVNESQAENDEVNSDISSSRNYNSYEDQDIN, encoded by the exons ATGAGGAAACCTTTTGATAATAAGCATGAAATGAAAACGGGGTCATGGTCTAAGGAAGAAGATCAGAAGCTTATAGACTATGTCACCTCCCATGGTGAAGGCTCTTGGCACACCCTCCCTCAGGCTGCAG GTCTACTTCGTTGCGgcagaagctgtatgcaaagatGGTCAATATACTTAAAGCCTGACCTTCAAAGAAGAGAGTTtggtgaagatgaagatgatctcATCATCAGGCTTCACGCTCTACTGGGTAACAG GTGGTCGCTTATAGCTGGGAGACTACCAGGGAGAACAGATGAAGAAATCAAGAATTACTGGAACTCACACTTAAGCATAAAGCTTCTAAATATGGGTATCGATCCAAATAATCATCGGTTACGTCATCATATCTCTATGTCGTCCACTATGAGCACTGATGTGAACGAATCACAGGCTGAAAATGATGAAGTGAACTCGGATATCAGTTCTAGTAGGAACTATAACTCATACGAAGATCAGGATATTAATTAA